The proteins below are encoded in one region of Corynebacterium sphenisci DSM 44792:
- a CDS encoding tyrosine recombinase — MGGAAGLRELAGAFLDQLTVERGASRHTLAGYRRDLGRYLGFLDRLGRTDIGAVTTADVEAFLEDLRRGDPEAGRAPLAPSSVVRVLSAVRGLHRFAAAEGAAADDPAARVRPPKTPGRLPKALSLAEVERLLAAIPGGEAAGVADLRDRALVELLYSTGARVSELCDLDVDDLDRADGLVLLRGKGGRERLVPVGRPALAAAEAWLVRGRPALARAGSPPALLLNRLGRRLSRQSAGNALAAIGERAGLPGRVSPHALRHSFATHLLEGGADIRTVQELLGHASVTTTQIYTRVTAENLRRVWAGAHPRAGG; from the coding sequence GTGGGCGGTGCGGCGGGGCTGCGCGAGCTGGCCGGGGCCTTCCTGGACCAGTTGACCGTGGAGCGCGGCGCCAGCCGGCACACCCTCGCCGGCTACCGCCGGGACCTGGGCCGGTACCTGGGTTTCCTGGACCGGCTGGGGCGGACCGACATCGGTGCGGTGACCACCGCGGACGTGGAGGCCTTCCTGGAGGACCTGCGCCGCGGGGACCCGGAGGCCGGACGGGCCCCGCTGGCGCCGAGCTCGGTGGTGCGGGTGCTCTCCGCGGTGCGCGGGCTGCACCGCTTCGCCGCCGCCGAGGGCGCCGCCGCCGATGATCCGGCCGCCCGGGTGCGCCCGCCGAAGACCCCGGGCCGGCTGCCGAAGGCGCTGAGCCTGGCGGAGGTGGAGCGGCTGCTCGCCGCGATCCCGGGCGGGGAGGCCGCCGGCGTGGCCGATCTGCGCGACCGGGCCCTGGTGGAGCTGCTGTACTCCACCGGGGCGCGGGTGAGCGAGCTCTGCGATCTGGACGTCGACGATCTGGACCGGGCCGACGGCCTGGTGCTGCTGCGCGGCAAGGGCGGCCGGGAGCGGCTGGTGCCGGTGGGCCGGCCCGCCCTCGCCGCGGCGGAGGCCTGGCTGGTGCGCGGCCGGCCCGCCCTGGCCCGGGCCGGCTCCCCGCCGGCGCTGCTGCTCAACCGGCTGGGCCGGCGGCTGTCCCGGCAGTCCGCGGGCAACGCGCTGGCCGCGATCGGGGAGCGCGCCGGGCTGCCCGGGCGGGTGAGCCCGCATGCGCTGCGGCACAGCTTCGCCACGCACCTGCTGGAGGGCGGGGCGGACATCCGCACCGTGCAGGAGCTGCTCGGGCACGCCTCGGTGACCACCACGCAGATCTACACCCGGGTCACCGCGGAGAACCTGCGGCGGGTGTGGGCCGGGGCCCATCCCCGCGCCGGCGGCTGA
- a CDS encoding aspartate:alanine exchanger family transporter, whose protein sequence is MLGYLASAPLLALALILTLGFAVGRIRLGGLSLGSAAILFVAIAVSTAEPGIRMPPLLYQLGLALFVYCIGLAAGPAFFRTLRSRGLALNLVIVGALAALTGLAAVLIRVSGADPVTGAGMFAGAVSSTPGMAAILDAVPELLPPGADPARATDAVVGYSLAYPGGVLGIILVAAVGYRLLKVDHQADARAAGVLPEPLHYACIRIGPGRDLTVAEVPDYTGARVITTRLALGEGADADQRLAEPEDRLRPGRVILVNGTAAAIEAATAALGERSEMALDAADLRFVRMAVSNPEVAGRTIAELRTLEEHGFTIARLRRGDADVVPTGADRLQLADRVRVVAPRQRIDAIRDYLGDSEKSLASPDLLPLALGLAIGLGLGAIPIPLPGGSSLALGFGGGPILAGLVLGALGRTGPVRWQLPYHATRTLEAAGMALFMAGVGTSAGAGFREALTDPASLRYIGLGLVLTVVAAVAVVAAVMAWRGLSFDEAIGVAAGLSTNPAVIAYLNSASGTDLSARGYTTVYPVAMVGKILAAQGLIMLLL, encoded by the coding sequence GTGCTCGGTTACCTCGCCTCCGCCCCACTGCTCGCGCTCGCCCTCATCCTCACCCTCGGCTTCGCCGTGGGCCGGATCCGGCTCGGCGGGCTGAGCCTCGGCTCCGCGGCGATCCTCTTCGTCGCGATCGCGGTGTCCACCGCGGAGCCGGGGATCCGGATGCCGCCGCTGCTCTACCAGCTGGGGCTGGCGCTGTTCGTCTACTGCATCGGGCTGGCCGCCGGCCCGGCCTTCTTCCGCACCCTGCGCAGCCGCGGCCTGGCGCTGAACCTCGTCATCGTCGGGGCGCTCGCCGCGCTCACCGGCCTGGCCGCGGTGCTCATCCGGGTCAGCGGGGCGGATCCCGTCACCGGGGCGGGCATGTTCGCCGGGGCGGTGTCCTCCACCCCGGGCATGGCCGCGATCCTGGACGCGGTGCCGGAGCTGCTGCCCCCCGGCGCCGACCCGGCCCGCGCAACGGATGCGGTGGTCGGCTACTCCCTGGCCTACCCGGGCGGGGTGCTCGGCATCATCCTGGTCGCCGCCGTGGGCTACCGGCTGCTGAAGGTGGACCACCAGGCCGACGCCCGCGCCGCCGGGGTGCTGCCGGAGCCGCTGCACTACGCCTGCATCCGGATCGGGCCGGGCCGGGACCTCACCGTCGCCGAGGTGCCCGATTACACCGGGGCCCGGGTCATCACCACCCGACTGGCGCTCGGCGAGGGCGCGGACGCCGACCAGCGGCTGGCGGAGCCGGAGGATCGGCTGCGGCCCGGCCGGGTGATCTTGGTCAACGGCACCGCCGCGGCGATCGAGGCCGCCACCGCCGCCCTCGGCGAGCGCTCCGAGATGGCCCTCGACGCCGCGGACCTGCGCTTCGTGCGGATGGCCGTGTCCAACCCGGAGGTCGCCGGGCGCACCATCGCGGAGCTGCGCACCCTGGAGGAGCACGGGTTCACCATCGCCCGGCTGCGCCGCGGCGACGCCGATGTGGTGCCCACCGGCGCGGACCGGCTGCAGCTGGCCGACCGGGTGCGCGTGGTCGCGCCCCGGCAGCGCATCGACGCGATCCGGGACTACCTGGGCGATTCGGAGAAGTCGCTGGCCAGCCCGGATCTGCTGCCGCTGGCGCTGGGCCTGGCGATCGGCCTGGGCCTCGGCGCGATCCCGATCCCGCTGCCCGGCGGGTCCAGCCTGGCCCTGGGCTTCGGCGGCGGGCCGATCCTCGCCGGGCTGGTGCTCGGGGCGCTGGGCCGCACCGGCCCGGTGCGGTGGCAGCTGCCCTATCACGCCACCCGCACCCTGGAGGCCGCGGGCATGGCCCTGTTCATGGCCGGGGTGGGCACCTCCGCCGGGGCGGGCTTCCGGGAGGCGCTCACCGACCCGGCGAGCCTGCGCTACATCGGCCTCGGCCTGGTGCTCACCGTCGTCGCCGCGGTGGCGGTGGTCGCGGCGGTGATGGCCTGGCGCGGCCTCAGCTTCGACGAGGCGATCGGGGTGGCCGCGGGGCTGTCCACCAACCCGGCGGTGATCGCCTACCTCAACTCCGCCTCCGGCACGGATCTCTCCGCCCGGGGCTACACCACCGTCTACCCGGTGGCCATGGTGGGCAAGATCCTCGCCGCCCAGGGGCTCATCATGCTGCTGCTCTGA
- a CDS encoding ParA family protein, with translation MSDAALFDADSGRLGLTGRPERELPEPKPLDSHGPATVLAMCNQKGGVGKTTSTINLGAALAEFGRRVLLVDLDPQGALSAGLGVPHEELDLTVYSLIMDPSLDVRDAVHRTNVAGLDLVPANIDLSAAEIQLVNEVGREQALGRALRPVMADYDYVIIDCQPSLGLLTVNALTIAHGVMIPMECAYFSLRGLALLTDTVEKVRDRLNFNLEVLGILVTMFDRRTLHAREVMTRLVEVFGDKVFDTVITRTVRFPETSVAGEPITTWAPSTEAAEQYRDLAREVIERTGG, from the coding sequence GTGAGTGATGCGGCCTTGTTCGACGCCGACTCCGGCCGGCTCGGCCTCACCGGGCGACCCGAGCGGGAGCTGCCCGAGCCGAAGCCCCTGGACTCCCATGGGCCGGCCACGGTGCTGGCGATGTGCAACCAGAAGGGCGGCGTCGGCAAGACCACCTCGACGATCAACCTCGGCGCGGCGCTGGCCGAATTCGGCCGGCGGGTGCTGCTGGTCGACCTCGACCCGCAGGGGGCGCTGTCCGCGGGCCTGGGCGTGCCCCATGAGGAGCTCGACCTCACCGTCTACTCCCTCATCATGGACCCCTCCCTCGACGTGCGGGACGCGGTGCACCGCACCAACGTCGCCGGCCTCGACCTGGTGCCCGCCAACATCGACCTCTCCGCGGCGGAGATCCAGCTGGTCAACGAGGTCGGCCGGGAGCAGGCCCTGGGCCGAGCGCTGCGCCCGGTGATGGCCGACTACGACTACGTGATCATCGACTGCCAGCCCTCGCTGGGGCTGCTCACCGTCAACGCGCTGACCATCGCGCACGGGGTGATGATCCCCATGGAATGCGCCTACTTCTCGCTGCGCGGGCTGGCCCTGCTCACCGACACCGTGGAGAAGGTCCGGGACCGGCTGAACTTCAACCTCGAGGTGCTCGGCATCCTGGTCACCATGTTCGACCGGCGCACCCTGCACGCCCGCGAGGTGATGACCCGGCTGGTGGAGGTGTTCGGGGACAAGGTCTTCGACACCGTGATCACCCGCACCGTGCGCTTCCCGGAGACCTCCGTGGCCGGGGAGCCGATCACCACCTGGGCGCCGTCCACGGAGGCCGCCGAGCAGTACCGGGACCTCGCCCGCGAGGTCATCGAGCGCACCGGGGGCTAG
- a CDS encoding CTP synthase, with product MKRSRTAGHVTKYIIVTGGVASSLGKGLTASSLGRLLSSRGLRVTMQKLDPYLNVDPGTMNPFQHGEVFVTEDGAETDLDLGHYERFLDRDLDAGANVTTGMVYSSVIAQERRGDFLGETVQVIPHITDEIKSRITGMDVPGADGARPDVVITEIGGTVGDIESQPFLEAARQLRHEVGRENIFYIHVSLVPYLAPSGELKTKPTQHSVTELRSIGLVPDAVVLRCDREVPEALKRKIALMCDVELEGVVSCPDAPSIYDIPKVLHSEHLDAFVIRRLDLPFRDVEWAGWGELLEKVHAPTRTVRVALVGKYIDLPDAYLSVTEAIRAGAFHHGARAEIAWIASDGCESPAGAAERLAGVDAVVVPGGFGIRGIEGKIGAVRHCREHGVPLLGLCLGMQCVVLDAARAAGVAGASSTEFDPDTADPVIATMAEQLAAVGGEADLGGTMRLGAYPAHLAEGSVVAGLYGATEVSERHRHRYEVNNAYRDRLAEAGLVISGTSPDGELVEFVEYPAERHPFLVATQAHPEYKSRPTRAHPLFAGLIGAALDR from the coding sequence GTGAAGCGCAGCAGAACCGCAGGGCACGTCACCAAGTACATCATCGTCACCGGGGGCGTGGCCTCCTCGCTCGGCAAGGGGCTCACCGCCTCCTCGCTGGGCCGGCTGCTGTCCTCGCGGGGGCTGCGGGTGACCATGCAGAAGCTCGACCCCTACCTCAACGTCGACCCGGGCACGATGAACCCCTTCCAGCACGGGGAGGTCTTCGTCACCGAGGACGGCGCGGAAACCGACCTGGATCTCGGCCACTACGAGCGCTTCCTGGACCGGGACCTCGACGCCGGGGCGAACGTGACCACCGGCATGGTGTACTCCTCGGTCATCGCCCAGGAGCGGCGCGGCGATTTCCTCGGGGAGACCGTCCAGGTCATCCCGCACATCACCGACGAGATCAAGTCCCGGATCACCGGCATGGACGTGCCCGGCGCGGACGGGGCGCGGCCGGATGTGGTGATCACCGAAATCGGCGGCACCGTCGGCGACATCGAGTCCCAGCCCTTCCTGGAGGCGGCCCGGCAGCTGCGCCATGAGGTGGGCCGGGAGAACATCTTCTACATCCACGTCTCCCTGGTGCCCTACCTGGCGCCCTCCGGGGAGCTGAAGACCAAGCCCACCCAGCATTCGGTCACCGAGCTGCGCTCCATCGGCCTGGTCCCGGACGCGGTGGTGCTGCGCTGCGACCGGGAGGTGCCGGAGGCGCTGAAGCGCAAGATCGCCCTGATGTGCGATGTGGAGCTGGAGGGCGTGGTGTCCTGCCCGGATGCGCCGAGCATCTACGACATCCCCAAGGTGCTGCACTCCGAGCACCTCGACGCCTTCGTGATCCGGCGGCTGGACCTGCCCTTCCGGGATGTGGAATGGGCCGGCTGGGGGGAGCTGCTGGAGAAGGTGCACGCCCCGACCCGGACGGTGCGGGTCGCCCTGGTCGGCAAGTACATCGACCTGCCGGACGCCTACCTGTCGGTGACCGAGGCGATCCGCGCCGGCGCCTTCCACCACGGGGCGCGCGCGGAGATCGCCTGGATCGCCTCCGACGGGTGCGAGAGCCCCGCCGGCGCCGCCGAGCGGCTCGCCGGCGTCGACGCGGTGGTGGTGCCCGGCGGCTTCGGGATCCGCGGGATCGAGGGCAAGATCGGGGCGGTGCGGCACTGCCGGGAGCACGGGGTGCCGTTGCTGGGGCTCTGCCTGGGCATGCAGTGCGTGGTCCTCGACGCCGCCCGCGCCGCCGGGGTGGCCGGGGCCTCCTCCACCGAATTCGACCCGGACACCGCCGATCCGGTGATCGCCACCATGGCCGAGCAGCTCGCCGCCGTCGGCGGCGAGGCCGACCTCGGCGGCACCATGCGGCTCGGCGCCTACCCGGCGCACCTGGCCGAGGGCTCCGTCGTCGCCGGCCTGTACGGGGCGACCGAGGTCTCCGAACGGCACCGGCACCGCTACGAGGTCAACAACGCCTACCGGGACCGGCTCGCCGAGGCAGGCCTGGTGATCTCCGGGACCTCCCCGGACGGGGAGCTGGTGGAGTTCGTGGAGTACCCCGCCGAGCGGCATCCCTTCCTGGTGGCCACCCAGGCGCATCCGGAGTACAAGTCCCGGCCCACCCGGGCCCATCCGCTCTTCGCCGGGCTCATCGGGGCGGCCCTGGATCGGTAG
- a CDS encoding NUDIX domain-containing protein, translating to MVNPQQTDPGTAAESPGPGGHDFAVVGSEVLVEAPILALRRDMVRMPGGRIAAREVVEHFGAVAVVALDGRGRVALLRQWRQAAGDRLLELPAGLLDLAGEDPLAAARRELAEEAGLAAGRWSLLTDFLTSPGFAEEAVRVLLAEGITEVARPGGADDEEADLQLMRVPLAEAAAMCLDGRIRNGIAVAGILAAARVVEHDLPRRPADAPFGIRPTTLARRRARLLGGGDLKRVPGAGAGE from the coding sequence ATGGTTAACCCGCAGCAGACCGACCCTGGCACCGCCGCCGAGTCCCCTGGCCCCGGCGGCCACGATTTCGCGGTGGTGGGCTCCGAGGTGCTGGTGGAGGCCCCGATCCTGGCGTTGCGCCGGGACATGGTGCGCATGCCCGGCGGCCGGATCGCCGCCCGCGAGGTGGTGGAGCATTTCGGGGCGGTGGCGGTGGTCGCCCTCGACGGGCGGGGGCGGGTCGCGCTGCTGCGGCAGTGGCGGCAGGCCGCCGGGGACCGGCTGCTGGAGCTGCCCGCCGGGCTGCTCGACCTGGCGGGGGAGGACCCGCTGGCCGCCGCCCGCCGGGAGCTGGCCGAGGAGGCCGGCCTCGCCGCGGGCCGCTGGTCGCTGCTCACCGACTTCCTCACCTCGCCCGGGTTCGCCGAGGAGGCGGTGCGGGTGCTGCTCGCCGAGGGGATCACCGAGGTGGCCCGCCCCGGGGGAGCCGATGACGAGGAGGCGGATCTGCAGCTGATGCGGGTGCCGCTGGCCGAGGCCGCGGCGATGTGCCTGGACGGGCGGATCCGCAACGGCATCGCCGTGGCCGGGATCCTCGCCGCCGCCCGGGTGGTGGAGCACGACCTGCCCCGCCGCCCCGCGGACGCCCCCTTCGGCATCCGGCCGACCACCCTGGCCCGGCGCCGGGCCCGGCTGCTCGGCGGCGGGGACCTCAAGCGGGTGCCGGGCGCCGGGGCGGGGGAGTAG
- a CDS encoding MFS transporter, producing the protein MPNTRSSLGLFAVLLALATVIFGTTMPTPLYAGYKETYDLPDWSVTGIYAIFAGGIVLALILLNGLSDWVGRRGALWTGLAVFVVSDLMFLTWPSEIGLYAARVVTGLSSGIYVGTATVAAIEVAPEHRKTRASTYATAANVLGLGLGPAVAGLIVEYAPSPERTVFLVHLTLVALSALALATMPETHRRGGATGFAPPTLPRRGVAAFLGAAGLALAGLAAFGLLAGLTQAFLDTIAGVRSPMLTGFAVGLAFIVSGVTQLGLARVPARAGLRHGSLLLVASLALICLAIPTGAVWLYVAGAVVCGIGQGLTMARSVGIAAQVADEADRMGNMNMFFTIAYFGAGVPIVGLGFAITYLDFLGSAIAFAVVVAAITAAGLAAALTAAPRRTA; encoded by the coding sequence ATGCCGAACACCCGCAGCTCACTCGGACTATTCGCGGTCCTGCTCGCCCTGGCCACCGTCATCTTCGGCACCACGATGCCCACCCCGCTCTACGCTGGGTACAAGGAGACCTACGACCTTCCCGACTGGTCGGTTACCGGCATCTACGCCATCTTCGCCGGCGGCATCGTGCTCGCCCTGATCCTGCTCAACGGGCTCTCCGACTGGGTCGGCCGGCGCGGGGCGCTGTGGACGGGATTGGCGGTGTTCGTCGTCTCGGACCTCATGTTCCTCACCTGGCCCAGCGAAATCGGGCTCTACGCCGCCCGGGTGGTCACCGGGTTGTCCTCCGGCATCTACGTCGGCACCGCCACCGTCGCCGCCATCGAGGTCGCCCCCGAGCACCGGAAGACGCGGGCCTCCACCTACGCCACCGCCGCGAATGTGCTCGGCCTGGGCCTGGGGCCCGCGGTGGCCGGGCTCATCGTGGAATACGCCCCCTCCCCCGAGCGCACCGTCTTCCTCGTGCACCTGACGCTGGTCGCGCTGTCCGCCCTCGCATTGGCGACCATGCCGGAGACGCACCGCCGCGGCGGCGCGACCGGGTTCGCGCCGCCCACCCTGCCCCGGCGCGGGGTGGCCGCCTTCCTCGGCGCCGCGGGCCTGGCCCTGGCCGGGCTCGCCGCCTTCGGGCTACTCGCCGGGCTCACCCAGGCCTTCCTGGACACCATCGCCGGGGTGCGTTCGCCGATGCTCACCGGCTTCGCCGTGGGGCTGGCCTTCATCGTCTCCGGGGTCACCCAGCTGGGGCTCGCCCGCGTGCCGGCCCGGGCAGGCCTGCGGCACGGCTCGTTGCTGCTGGTGGCCTCCCTGGCCCTCATCTGCCTGGCGATCCCGACCGGCGCGGTATGGCTCTACGTCGCCGGGGCGGTGGTCTGCGGTATCGGCCAGGGCCTGACCATGGCCCGTTCGGTGGGGATCGCCGCCCAAGTGGCCGACGAGGCGGACCGGATGGGGAACATGAACATGTTCTTCACCATCGCCTACTTCGGTGCCGGTGTGCCCATCGTGGGTCTGGGCTTCGCGATCACCTACCTGGATTTCCTGGGCAGCGCGATCGCCTTCGCCGTGGTGGTCGCCGCGATCACCGCCGCCGGCCTGGCCGCGGCGCTCACCGCGGCACCGCGGCGGACCGCCTGA
- a CDS encoding segregation and condensation protein A, giving the protein MAGPAEPVQEELPGFRVALANFTGPFDLLLQLIGDRKMDVTEVALAAVTDEFIAYTRGLDAVKDLDEITGFLVVAATLLDLKTARLLPRGEVDDEADLELLEARDLLFARLLQYRAYGRVADLFAQWQRDAPRRHPRATGLEERYAHLLPPVELGMDAAGFARFAAATLRPKPPEEVGVEHLHRVEVSVPEQAGRLLDALRLAGPGAAVPFSALTAGCRASIEVVGRFLALLELYRAKAVEAEQAEPLAEIDVTWTGLDVDPAVVAAANWS; this is encoded by the coding sequence GTGGCCGGGCCGGCGGAGCCGGTGCAGGAGGAGCTGCCCGGGTTCCGGGTGGCGCTGGCGAACTTCACCGGCCCCTTCGACCTGCTGCTGCAGCTCATCGGGGACCGCAAGATGGACGTCACCGAGGTGGCGCTGGCCGCGGTCACCGACGAGTTCATCGCCTACACCCGGGGGTTGGACGCGGTGAAGGACCTCGACGAGATCACCGGCTTCCTGGTGGTCGCCGCGACCCTGCTGGATCTGAAGACCGCCCGGCTGCTGCCGCGCGGCGAGGTCGACGACGAGGCGGACCTGGAGCTGTTGGAGGCCCGGGACCTGCTCTTCGCCCGGCTGCTGCAGTACCGCGCCTACGGCCGGGTCGCGGACCTCTTCGCCCAGTGGCAGCGCGACGCGCCCCGCCGGCACCCCCGGGCCACCGGCCTGGAGGAGCGCTACGCCCATCTGCTGCCCCCGGTGGAGCTGGGCATGGACGCCGCCGGATTCGCCCGCTTCGCCGCCGCCACGCTGCGCCCGAAGCCCCCCGAGGAGGTCGGGGTGGAGCATCTGCACCGGGTGGAGGTCTCCGTGCCCGAGCAGGCCGGACGGCTGCTGGACGCGCTGCGCCTGGCCGGCCCCGGCGCGGCGGTGCCCTTCAGCGCGCTCACCGCCGGCTGCCGGGCCTCCATCGAGGTGGTCGGCCGCTTCCTGGCGCTGCTGGAGCTCTACCGGGCCAAGGCGGTGGAGGCCGAGCAGGCCGAGCCGCTGGCCGAGATCGACGTCACCTGGACCGGCCTGGACGTCGACCCCGCGGTCGTCGCCGCGGCGAACTGGTCCTGA
- a CDS encoding carbon starvation CstA family protein, producing the protein MSAPAAPADVSPPEGVEFLRPDPELPPVGVVDRRPMPMAKRLLFAAVALVAAVGWAMIAVVRGEEISATWLVLAAVGTYIIGYRFYGRLIEYKVIRPRDDRATPAERHDDGRDFMPTDRRVLFGHHFAAIAGAGPLVGPILAAQMGYLPGTIWIVFGAVFAGAVQDYMVLAISTRRKGRSLGQMIRDELGSFGGVLAIVGILVIMMILIAVLGVVIIGALAQSPWAVFSLALTVPIAVFMGCYLRYLRPGRVTETTVIGIVLLLLAIIAGGWVAADPTWSQWFTWDKPTLAWALTGYGFAASVLPVWLLLAPRDYLSTFMKVGVIALLAVGTVIAMPVIRMPAITDFAREGTGPVFHGELFPFLFITIACGALSGFHALVSSGTTPKLVEKESQVRMIGYGSMLIESFVAVMAMCAAVILDQHLYFAMNAPAALTGGTPETAAAYVNGLGLPGAGIDPAALTAAAEAVGEETIVSRTGGAPTLAFGMSEILSDVFGGDALKAFWYHFAIMFEALFILTTVDAGTRVARFMLADALGNVPGLTRFKDQSWVPGNVVASFLVCAGWGSILIMGVTDPLGGINMLFPLFGIANQLLAAMALTLVTVVVIKKVGLRWAWIPGLPLIWDLVITMTASWQKIFHESPTIGYWSLHAAYRAGDPEVTAGRTPEEIDAVIRNTAVQGSLSIVFAGVTLLVVLAGVVVSARAVAARRRDPDAVVPTSEEPYAPSRLFAPRGLAPTAEERAIQAEWDRLDPVALARLRRERAGAAEPAAEPAR; encoded by the coding sequence ATGAGCGCACCCGCCGCACCCGCGGACGTCTCGCCGCCGGAGGGCGTCGAGTTCCTGCGCCCCGATCCCGAGCTGCCCCCGGTCGGCGTCGTCGACCGGCGCCCGATGCCGATGGCCAAGCGCCTGCTCTTCGCCGCGGTGGCGCTCGTCGCCGCGGTCGGCTGGGCGATGATCGCCGTGGTCCGCGGGGAGGAGATCTCCGCGACCTGGCTGGTGCTCGCCGCGGTGGGCACCTACATCATCGGCTACCGCTTCTACGGCCGGCTCATCGAGTACAAGGTGATCCGGCCCCGCGACGACCGGGCCACCCCCGCGGAGCGCCATGACGACGGCCGGGACTTCATGCCCACCGACCGCCGGGTGCTCTTCGGCCACCACTTCGCCGCGATCGCCGGCGCCGGGCCCCTGGTCGGCCCGATCCTGGCCGCCCAGATGGGCTACCTGCCGGGCACCATCTGGATCGTCTTCGGCGCCGTGTTCGCCGGGGCGGTGCAGGACTACATGGTGCTGGCCATCTCCACCCGGCGCAAGGGCCGCTCCCTGGGCCAGATGATCCGCGATGAGCTCGGCTCCTTCGGCGGGGTCCTCGCCATCGTCGGCATCCTGGTCATCATGATGATCCTCATCGCCGTGCTCGGCGTGGTCATCATCGGCGCCCTGGCGCAGTCGCCCTGGGCGGTGTTCTCCCTGGCGCTGACCGTCCCGATCGCGGTGTTCATGGGCTGCTACCTGCGCTACCTGCGGCCCGGCCGGGTCACCGAGACCACCGTGATCGGCATCGTGCTGCTGCTGCTGGCGATCATCGCCGGCGGCTGGGTGGCCGCCGACCCGACCTGGTCGCAGTGGTTCACCTGGGACAAGCCCACCCTGGCCTGGGCGCTCACCGGCTACGGCTTCGCCGCCAGCGTGCTGCCGGTGTGGCTGCTGCTGGCCCCCCGCGACTACCTGTCCACCTTCATGAAGGTCGGCGTGATCGCGCTGCTGGCGGTGGGCACCGTGATCGCGATGCCGGTGATCCGGATGCCCGCGATCACCGACTTCGCCCGGGAGGGCACCGGCCCGGTGTTCCACGGGGAGCTCTTCCCCTTCCTGTTCATCACCATCGCCTGCGGGGCCCTGTCCGGCTTCCACGCCCTGGTGTCCTCCGGGACCACCCCGAAGCTGGTGGAGAAGGAGTCCCAGGTGCGCATGATCGGCTACGGCTCCATGCTCATCGAGTCCTTCGTCGCGGTGATGGCGATGTGCGCCGCGGTGATCCTGGACCAGCACCTGTACTTCGCGATGAACGCCCCGGCGGCGCTCACCGGGGGCACCCCGGAGACCGCCGCGGCCTACGTCAACGGCCTGGGCCTGCCCGGGGCGGGCATCGACCCGGCGGCGCTCACCGCCGCCGCGGAGGCGGTCGGCGAGGAGACCATCGTCTCCCGCACCGGCGGCGCGCCCACCCTGGCCTTCGGCATGTCCGAGATCCTCTCCGACGTGTTCGGCGGGGACGCGCTGAAGGCCTTCTGGTACCACTTCGCGATCATGTTCGAGGCGCTGTTCATCCTCACCACCGTCGACGCCGGCACCCGGGTGGCCCGGTTCATGCTCGCCGACGCGCTCGGCAACGTGCCGGGGCTGACCCGGTTCAAGGACCAGTCCTGGGTGCCCGGCAACGTGGTCGCCTCCTTCCTGGTCTGCGCCGGCTGGGGCTCCATCCTGATCATGGGCGTCACCGACCCGCTGGGCGGCATCAACATGCTCTTCCCGCTGTTCGGCATCGCCAACCAGCTGCTCGCCGCGATGGCGCTGACCCTGGTCACCGTGGTGGTGATCAAGAAGGTCGGGCTGCGCTGGGCCTGGATCCCGGGGCTGCCGCTCATCTGGGACCTGGTGATCACGATGACCGCGTCCTGGCAGAAGATCTTCCACGAGTCGCCGACCATCGGCTACTGGTCGCTGCACGCGGCCTACCGGGCCGGCGATCCCGAGGTCACCGCCGGGCGCACCCCGGAGGAGATCGACGCGGTGATCCGCAACACCGCGGTGCAGGGCTCGCTGTCCATCGTCTTCGCCGGGGTGACCCTGCTGGTGGTCCTCGCCGGGGTGGTGGTCTCCGCCCGGGCGGTGGCCGCCCGGCGCCGCGACCCCGATGCGGTGGTGCCGACCTCGGAGGAGCCGTACGCGCCCTCCCGGCTGTTCGCCCCGCGGGGCCTGGCGCCCACCGCCGAGGAGCGGGCCATCCAGGCCGAGTGGGACCGGCTGGATCCGGTGGCGCTGGCCCGGCTGCGCCGGGAGCGCGCCGGGGCGGCGGAACCCGCCGCGGAGCCGGCCCGGTGA